A single Micromonospora sp. CCTCC AA 2012012 DNA region contains:
- a CDS encoding sensor histidine kinase, with the protein MPVVAATISPPPPFDRPAGGAFSLIFTTLPALLRLTCGVVGVVTALAVRTPPVRVGLLVPAVVALTAWSVWYARRALAHRVGPALVVGDVALTGVACLLMPWLVAPEVLPGEGSWLAVLASTTVINTQATAPALWSVPAGLLVLTAYAAGAVAAGNPVEARAHAATLLVQTACAAMMTVVMRRRIGHADRAFADYQRLAREAVLARTAREAERRQNRDLHDTVLATLTMVGLGAVSGPSAALRERCAADLRTLAALADARSAPALGPVALDDRLRAVLGRLPDLPVTASLPHCVLPAEVAGALAESAAAALSNVARHAPGATVTLRLTREGDAVVLEVADDGPGFDPAAVPAHRYGLRESVLGRMATVGGRAEVTSAPGAGTRIRLEWPGVR; encoded by the coding sequence ATGCCGGTCGTTGCCGCCACGATCTCGCCGCCGCCCCCGTTTGACCGGCCGGCGGGCGGCGCGTTCTCGCTGATCTTCACCACTCTGCCGGCGCTGCTGCGGCTCACCTGCGGCGTGGTGGGCGTGGTGACGGCCCTGGCCGTCCGCACCCCGCCGGTCCGGGTCGGTCTGCTGGTGCCCGCCGTCGTCGCGCTCACCGCCTGGTCCGTCTGGTACGCCCGGCGCGCGCTGGCGCACCGCGTCGGCCCGGCCCTGGTCGTCGGGGACGTCGCGCTGACCGGCGTCGCCTGTCTGCTGATGCCGTGGCTGGTCGCGCCGGAGGTGCTGCCCGGCGAGGGGAGCTGGCTCGCGGTGCTGGCCAGCACCACGGTGATCAACACCCAGGCGACCGCCCCGGCGCTCTGGTCCGTCCCGGCCGGCCTGCTGGTCCTCACCGCGTACGCGGCCGGCGCGGTGGCCGCCGGCAACCCGGTCGAGGCGCGGGCGCACGCGGCGACGCTGCTGGTGCAGACCGCCTGCGCGGCGATGATGACCGTGGTGATGCGGCGGCGGATCGGGCACGCCGACCGGGCCTTCGCGGACTATCAGCGGCTGGCGCGCGAGGCGGTGCTGGCGCGGACCGCCCGGGAGGCGGAACGGCGGCAGAACCGGGACCTGCACGACACCGTCCTCGCCACGTTGACCATGGTGGGGCTGGGTGCGGTCTCCGGCCCGTCGGCCGCCCTGCGCGAACGGTGCGCGGCGGATCTGCGTACCCTCGCCGCCCTGGCCGACGCGCGGTCGGCGCCGGCGCTCGGGCCGGTGGCGCTGGACGACCGGCTGCGGGCCGTGCTGGGGCGGCTGCCGGACCTGCCGGTCACGGCGTCGCTGCCGCACTGCGTGCTGCCCGCGGAGGTCGCCGGGGCGCTCGCCGAGAGCGCGGCGGCGGCGCTGTCCAACGTGGCCCGGCACGCCCCGGGGGCGACCGTCACGCTGCGCCTGACCCGGGAGGGCGACGCGGTCGTGCTGGAGGTGGCCGACGACGGTCCCGGCTTCGACCCGGCCGCCGTCCCGGCCCACCGGTACGGGCTGCGGGAGTCCGTCCTCGGCCGGATGGCCACGGTGGGCGGTCGGGCAGAGGTGACCTCCGCCCCTGGTGCCGGGACCCGGATCCGACTGGAGTGGCCTGGTGTCCGCTGA
- a CDS encoding NAD(P)-dependent oxidoreductase, whose product MGSDARRLRVAFLGLGRMGTPMARHVRDAGHDLTVWNRTPGKADALAAAGATVADTPAAAAAGRDVVVLMLADPEAVEQVLLGPDGVASGAEPDTLVVDASTIGPDASRRMADRLREHRLRYVDAPVYGSVGPATAGTLGVLAGGAEADVAAARPLLELWGDPEQVRHVGPVGAGSAAKLVRNLSLGLALAGIGDALRLAATLDLPADVVDELMAAGPLGAAFPGVREILASGPPETAGFTVDMLTKDLRLCLAVEPRLPLVDAARRVGEEAHATGHGQDDTRTLPVWQRDAS is encoded by the coding sequence ATGGGCAGCGACGCACGGCGACTCCGGGTCGCCTTCCTCGGACTCGGCCGGATGGGCACCCCGATGGCGCGGCACGTACGCGACGCCGGCCACGATTTGACCGTCTGGAACCGTACCCCCGGAAAGGCCGACGCCCTCGCGGCGGCCGGCGCCACCGTGGCCGACACGCCCGCCGCCGCCGCGGCCGGCCGGGACGTGGTGGTGCTGATGCTGGCCGACCCGGAGGCGGTCGAGCAGGTGCTGCTCGGCCCGGACGGGGTCGCCTCCGGCGCGGAACCCGACACCCTCGTGGTGGACGCCAGCACGATCGGCCCGGACGCCTCCCGCCGGATGGCAGACCGGCTGCGCGAACACCGCCTGCGGTACGTCGACGCCCCCGTCTACGGCTCGGTCGGGCCCGCCACCGCCGGCACGCTGGGCGTCCTCGCGGGCGGCGCGGAGGCGGACGTGGCGGCGGCCCGCCCGCTGCTGGAACTCTGGGGCGACCCGGAGCAGGTCCGGCACGTCGGGCCGGTCGGCGCGGGGAGCGCCGCGAAGCTCGTCCGCAACCTCAGCCTGGGCCTCGCCCTCGCCGGGATCGGCGACGCGCTGCGGCTCGCCGCCACCCTCGACCTCCCGGCCGACGTGGTGGACGAGCTGATGGCCGCCGGCCCGCTCGGCGCGGCCTTCCCCGGCGTCCGCGAGATCCTCGCCTCCGGTCCGCCGGAGACGGCCGGCTTCACCGTCGACATGCTCACCAAGGACCTGCGGCTCTGCCTCGCCGTCGAGCCCCGACTGCCGCTGGTCGACGCCGCCCGCCGGGTGGGGGAGGAGGCGCACGCCACCGGCCACGGCCAGGACGACACCCGCACCCTGCCGGTGTGGCAGCGCGACGCGTCCTGA
- a CDS encoding septum formation family protein, whose amino-acid sequence MRRWRGAAGAALITVVLAGCGTPAGTDGDLTDDWRPVGRATQFSPKVGDCQLSADPSSYLTGYQPVECAKTHLVETFHLGTFTGALAARPTPPPLGSAAIRPAFAECDATATAFVGGDWRGARLALQVVPPSPAGWTGGSRWFRCDLFELAAVEGGTRISRPDDYPVERRGTLRDALKGPSPLAYGCLTEDESGDFAQTTCDKGHEYEYVGAWTVPDGRFADADRHEESIHAGCRTLVARYAKVPVDGKLRYRAGTSFLLPAEEAWNRGDRGVRCFFWSGGEKLTRSIKGGGTKALPIN is encoded by the coding sequence ATGCGACGGTGGCGGGGTGCGGCGGGGGCCGCCCTGATCACGGTGGTGCTGGCCGGTTGCGGCACGCCGGCCGGCACGGACGGCGACCTCACCGACGACTGGCGGCCGGTCGGCCGGGCGACCCAGTTCAGCCCGAAGGTGGGCGACTGCCAGCTCAGCGCCGACCCGTCCAGCTATCTCACCGGCTACCAGCCGGTCGAGTGCGCGAAGACCCACCTGGTGGAGACCTTCCACCTCGGCACCTTCACCGGCGCGCTCGCCGCCCGCCCCACCCCGCCACCGCTCGGCTCGGCGGCGATCCGCCCCGCGTTCGCCGAGTGCGACGCCACGGCGACGGCCTTCGTCGGCGGTGACTGGCGGGGTGCCCGGCTGGCCCTCCAGGTGGTGCCGCCGTCGCCGGCCGGCTGGACCGGCGGCAGCCGCTGGTTCCGCTGCGACCTGTTCGAGTTGGCCGCCGTGGAGGGCGGCACCCGGATCAGCCGCCCGGACGACTATCCGGTCGAGCGTCGCGGCACCCTGCGTGACGCCCTCAAGGGACCGTCGCCGCTGGCGTACGGCTGCCTGACCGAGGACGAGTCGGGCGACTTCGCGCAGACGACCTGCGACAAGGGCCACGAGTACGAGTACGTCGGCGCGTGGACCGTCCCGGACGGCCGGTTCGCCGACGCCGACCGGCACGAGGAGAGCATCCACGCGGGCTGCCGCACCCTCGTCGCCCGCTATGCGAAGGTCCCCGTCGACGGCAAGCTGCGCTACCGTGCCGGCACCTCGTTCCTGCTGCCGGCGGAGGAGGCGTGGAACCGGGGCGACCGCGGGGTGCGCTGCTTCTTCTGGTCCGGCGGGGAGAAGCTGACCCGGTCGATCAAGGGTGGCGGGACGAAGGCGCTGCCGATCAACTGA
- a CDS encoding GNAT family N-acetyltransferase, with the protein MPSLVTPAVPAGSMAALPQPEIPADGVLLRPWQPGDSSAVVAAYADPAIRRWHCRSMDDREAADWITAWSGRWRGETGAGWAVTDGGAMVGQIGLRRLDLHEGLAEVSYWVLPAARGQRVAPRALTGLTDWCFAALRLHRLELSHSTANPASCRVARRAGFTAEGTKRGEGRHADGWHDMHLHARLAS; encoded by the coding sequence GTGCCCTCTCTCGTCACGCCCGCGGTGCCGGCCGGCTCGATGGCGGCGCTGCCGCAACCCGAGATCCCGGCCGACGGCGTGCTCCTGCGCCCCTGGCAGCCGGGGGACAGTTCCGCCGTCGTCGCCGCGTACGCCGATCCGGCGATCCGGCGCTGGCACTGCCGGTCGATGGATGACCGGGAGGCGGCCGACTGGATCACGGCCTGGTCGGGCCGGTGGCGCGGCGAGACCGGCGCGGGCTGGGCCGTGACCGACGGGGGTGCGATGGTCGGGCAGATCGGCCTGCGCCGGCTGGACCTCCACGAGGGACTCGCCGAGGTCTCCTACTGGGTGCTGCCGGCGGCGCGCGGGCAGCGCGTCGCGCCACGGGCGTTGACCGGGCTGACCGACTGGTGCTTCGCCGCGCTGCGGCTGCACCGGCTCGAACTGTCCCACTCCACGGCCAACCCGGCGTCCTGCCGGGTGGCCCGCCGGGCCGGTTTCACCGCCGAGGGTACGAAGCGCGGCGAGGGCCGGCACGCGGACGGCTGGCACGACATGCACCTGCACGCCCGCCTCGCGAGCTGA